One Flavobacteriales bacterium DNA window includes the following coding sequences:
- the gldF gene encoding gliding motility-associated ABC transporter permease subunit GldF, which yields MIPLLKKEINSFLFSLIGYIVIIVFLVVNGLFLWLLQEDTNILEAGYATLAPMFGIAPWVFLFLIPAITMRSFADEKKSGTIEMLMTKPLTDLQIILAKYFAGLLLVLFSLIPTLIYYYTVYTLADPVGNIDNGGTWGSYIGLLFLGSSFVAIGIFTSSITENQIVAFILSVFLCFFCYYGFESLSTMPVFSSIDRTIQQLGIDAHYNSLSRGVIDTRDVLYFGCFSALFLTLTKVILESRKW from the coding sequence ATGATACCATTGCTCAAAAAGGAAATAAACAGTTTTCTCTTTTCGCTGATAGGCTATATTGTCATCATTGTTTTTCTTGTGGTGAACGGCCTGTTCCTTTGGTTGCTACAAGAAGACACCAATATCCTCGAGGCTGGTTATGCCACCCTGGCGCCGATGTTCGGGATTGCTCCCTGGGTGTTTTTGTTCCTTATCCCAGCCATCACCATGCGTTCATTTGCGGATGAGAAGAAAAGTGGGACGATAGAGATGTTGATGACAAAGCCACTTACCGACCTGCAGATCATTCTGGCAAAATACTTCGCCGGATTGCTGCTTGTTTTGTTCAGTCTGATTCCTACCCTGATCTATTATTATACGGTCTATACCCTGGCTGATCCTGTTGGAAATATTGACAACGGAGGCACCTGGGGTTCATATATCGGTCTTTTGTTTCTGGGCAGCTCTTTTGTTGCCATTGGCATTTTCACATCAAGCATCACAGAAAATCAGATCGTGGCCTTTATCCTTTCCGTTTTTCTATGCTTCTTTTGTTACTATGGCTTTGAGTCCCTGAGTACCATGCCGGTGTTTTCGTCCATTGACCGCACAATTCAGCAATTGGGCATTGATGCGCATTATAACTCACTCAGCCGCGGCGTGATTGATACAAGAGATGTGCTGTACTTCGGATGTTTCAGTGCCCTGTTCCTAACATTAACCAAGGTGATACTGGAAAGCAGAAAATGGTAG